One genomic region from Sphingobacterium multivorum encodes:
- a CDS encoding acyl-CoA dehydrogenase family protein gives MFIENKQQMDMIRQSARDFAQYHIKPYVMEWDEAQIFPIEVFKKLGEHGFMGVIVPEEYGGSGLGYQEYITVLDEISKVCGSIGLSVAAHNSLCTNHILSFASEEQKKRYLPKLATAEWIGAWGLTETGSGSDAGGMTTFAERDGDHYVLNGSKNFITHAISSSVAVVIARTGAKGNKKGMSAFIVEKGTPGFTAGKKENKLGMRASETACLFFDNCRIHRDQLIGEEGQGFVQALKLLDGGRISIAALSLGIARGAYECALKYAHEREQFGKKIYEFQAVSFALADMATQVEASELLTRQAGYLKDHGERVSKIGAMAKLYASEAAVSVSNESVQIFGGYGFTKDYPAEKFFRDAKLCTIGEGTSSIQKMVIAREIEKDIL, from the coding sequence ATGTTTATTGAAAATAAACAACAAATGGATATGATCAGACAAAGTGCACGGGATTTTGCACAGTATCATATCAAACCTTATGTGATGGAATGGGACGAAGCCCAAATATTTCCAATAGAAGTTTTTAAAAAGTTAGGCGAACACGGTTTCATGGGGGTGATCGTTCCTGAAGAATATGGGGGATCGGGACTTGGATACCAGGAATACATTACTGTTTTGGATGAGATTTCCAAGGTGTGTGGTTCAATCGGGCTTTCTGTGGCGGCGCATAATTCGCTGTGCACAAATCATATATTAAGTTTTGCCAGTGAAGAACAGAAGAAGCGTTATCTTCCAAAGTTGGCGACAGCTGAATGGATTGGTGCCTGGGGACTTACAGAAACCGGTTCTGGTTCGGACGCGGGTGGCATGACGACATTTGCGGAGAGAGATGGTGATCACTACGTGTTAAATGGTTCTAAGAATTTTATCACGCATGCCATCAGTTCTAGTGTTGCTGTCGTTATTGCGCGGACGGGGGCTAAAGGAAATAAAAAAGGGATGTCAGCTTTCATTGTTGAGAAAGGTACACCTGGATTTACCGCAGGAAAGAAAGAAAATAAATTAGGGATGCGCGCCTCAGAAACTGCCTGTCTGTTTTTTGATAATTGTCGGATTCATCGGGATCAACTCATCGGTGAGGAAGGGCAAGGGTTTGTGCAGGCCCTAAAATTATTGGATGGCGGACGTATTTCTATTGCGGCACTTTCTTTGGGTATTGCCCGCGGAGCTTACGAATGTGCGTTGAAATATGCGCACGAGCGTGAGCAATTTGGGAAAAAGATTTACGAATTTCAGGCAGTTTCTTTTGCGCTTGCAGATATGGCTACACAGGTGGAGGCCAGCGAACTGTTGACGAGGCAGGCGGGCTATTTAAAGGATCATGGAGAGCGTGTTTCTAAAATTGGTGCGATGGCTAAACTTTATGCTTCAGAGGCCGCCGTTAGTGTCTCAAATGAATCTGTGCAGATCTTTGGTGGCTACGGATTTACAAAGGACTATCCTGCTGAGAAATTTTTTAGAGATGCTAAACTTTGTACAATAGGTGAGGGGACTTCAAGTATTCAGAAAATGGTGATCGCTAGAGAGATTGAGAAAGATATTTTATAG
- a CDS encoding acyl-CoA carboxylase subunit beta: MKELLALLRQKRENLKFGGGIDKIKKLKEKGKMSAWERIEYLLDPDREYIEIGMFAGEGMYKEHGGCINAGCAAVLGYVKSKLCVIVSNDATVKAGAWFPISAKKNLRAQEIAMENNLPIIYLVDSAGVFLPLQDEIFPDKDHFGRIFRNNARMSSMGIPQIAAIMGSCVAGGAYLPIMSDYAFIVEGTGSVFLAGPYLVKSAIGETVDAETLGGASTHSEISGVTDNKFPDDQTCLDAIKNVIDKIGGNPKANFDRKISLPPKTDPSKIAEILPEDRTKPYRMQDILNAIVDAETLEEYKPDYGKTIVCGLARIDGWAVGIVANQREIIKAKKPGNTMEMQMGGVIYSDSADKAARFIMNCNQQRIPLVFFQDVTGFMVGSRSEQGGIIKDGAKMVNAMANSVVPKFTFIVGNSYGAGNYAMCGKAYDPRLIYAWPTAQMAVMSGAAAGKTLFQIQESALKSKGQEINEEEKNDLLKSIEDRYNEQLSPYYAAARLWVDGIIAPEETRKVISMGIEAANEKPILDRYNVGVIQV; this comes from the coding sequence ATGAAGGAGCTACTCGCGTTACTTCGCCAAAAAAGAGAAAATTTAAAATTCGGTGGCGGCATCGATAAAATAAAAAAACTGAAAGAAAAAGGCAAAATGTCAGCTTGGGAACGAATAGAATATCTGCTGGACCCAGATCGAGAATATATTGAAATAGGTATGTTTGCCGGTGAAGGAATGTACAAAGAACATGGTGGATGCATAAACGCAGGCTGCGCAGCAGTACTGGGCTACGTAAAATCCAAACTATGTGTCATTGTCTCCAACGACGCAACAGTAAAAGCTGGGGCATGGTTCCCAATTTCTGCAAAGAAAAATCTACGCGCGCAAGAAATTGCCATGGAAAACAACTTGCCAATTATCTATTTAGTAGATTCTGCTGGCGTATTTTTGCCGCTACAAGATGAAATCTTTCCGGATAAAGATCATTTTGGACGCATATTCCGTAACAACGCCCGAATGTCCTCCATGGGAATACCACAAATTGCAGCAATTATGGGAAGTTGCGTAGCAGGTGGCGCTTATTTACCTATTATGTCCGACTATGCCTTTATCGTCGAAGGAACAGGATCTGTATTTTTAGCAGGCCCATACCTGGTCAAATCTGCAATAGGTGAAACCGTAGATGCTGAAACACTCGGCGGAGCTTCTACTCATTCGGAGATATCCGGCGTAACAGACAATAAATTTCCCGACGACCAAACCTGTTTAGATGCTATAAAAAATGTTATCGATAAAATCGGTGGAAATCCAAAAGCTAATTTCGACAGAAAGATAAGCCTACCCCCAAAAACAGATCCGAGTAAAATAGCAGAGATTCTTCCCGAAGACAGAACAAAACCTTATCGTATGCAGGATATCCTGAATGCAATTGTAGACGCAGAGACTTTAGAAGAATACAAGCCAGATTATGGGAAAACCATTGTATGCGGCCTCGCCCGCATAGATGGCTGGGCTGTCGGGATCGTTGCTAATCAACGCGAGATCATTAAAGCCAAGAAACCTGGCAACACCATGGAAATGCAGATGGGCGGAGTTATCTATAGTGATTCAGCAGATAAGGCGGCGCGCTTCATCATGAATTGCAACCAGCAGCGTATTCCACTTGTTTTTTTTCAGGACGTCACTGGTTTTATGGTAGGGAGCCGATCTGAACAAGGGGGGATTATCAAAGACGGCGCAAAAATGGTCAATGCAATGGCCAACTCCGTAGTCCCAAAATTTACATTTATTGTCGGAAACAGTTATGGCGCAGGAAATTATGCAATGTGTGGAAAAGCATATGACCCACGACTAATCTACGCTTGGCCTACTGCCCAAATGGCAGTCATGAGCGGTGCCGCAGCAGGCAAAACACTCTTTCAAATCCAAGAATCAGCTTTAAAGTCCAAAGGTCAGGAAATTAATGAAGAAGAGAAAAACGACCTCCTTAAATCCATCGAAGACCGGTACAACGAGCAATTGAGCCCATATTACGCTGCTGCAAGACTATGGGTTGATGGAATTATAGCACCTGAAGAAACACGAAAAGTTATCAGCATGGGAATTGAAGCTGCCAACGAAAAACCTATCCTAGACCGGTATAATGTAGGTGTTATACAGGTCTGA
- a CDS encoding acetoacetate--CoA ligase codes for MGKLLWSPTEEQKSLAEINKFKQYVENEHGLFFPSYQDLWAWSTTELANFWKRIAAYFNLKFHSDPAKIVELPADSTSFIGTKWFAGATLSYAEHVFRNTTEKRPALIFQSEQCAKREVSWAELESMVFKLQVYLKEIGVQSGDRVAGVLINGVEAVALFLAANSIGAVWSCCSPDFGEASIQDRFEQIEPKVLFANSSYYYNGRLFEKAESIKQLSQRLPSLVACVLIDDPIWEEILKKDLTQAKLQFTAMPFDAPIWILYSSGTTGKPKAITHGVGGMLLEHMKALGLHQNVQDGDRFMWYSTTGWMMWNYALSALLMGNTLCIYDGATNYPDKLSLWRFAQESKVDHFGVGAAYLISCQDQDLRSLAYQPKTIGSTGSPLPPDVFEWLNVQFPKSQIVSLSGGTDVCSAFLSGCTLLDVYAGEIQCRALGAKIEAFDENGHPLYGEVGELVILAPMPCMPIYFWNDVGNKKYFDSYFDKYSGVWSHGDWIKITAHDGVIMYGRSDATLNRGGVRIGTAEIYNVLNRTEGVLDSLVICVDHENGSSDMLLFVQLDNGLLNDALKGEIKRELRQQYSPRHVPDDIFQVAAIPYTLSGKKLELPIKKIFSGVPVEKAVSIDIMRNRESLLDFEAISKIWRRS; via the coding sequence ATGGGGAAATTACTCTGGAGCCCAACAGAAGAGCAAAAATCTCTAGCTGAGATCAATAAGTTTAAACAATATGTGGAGAATGAGCACGGCTTATTCTTTCCATCCTATCAGGACCTTTGGGCATGGTCAACGACGGAACTGGCTAATTTTTGGAAGCGTATAGCCGCCTATTTTAATTTAAAATTTCATTCAGACCCTGCAAAAATTGTCGAGTTACCAGCAGATTCCACAAGCTTTATTGGGACAAAATGGTTTGCTGGTGCAACCTTGAGTTATGCTGAACACGTATTTCGAAATACAACGGAAAAGCGTCCTGCATTAATCTTTCAATCCGAACAGTGCGCTAAAAGAGAGGTCTCATGGGCCGAGCTAGAATCCATGGTTTTCAAACTTCAGGTCTATTTGAAAGAAATCGGTGTACAAAGTGGAGATCGCGTCGCTGGTGTATTGATTAATGGCGTTGAAGCTGTTGCGTTATTTTTGGCGGCTAATTCCATAGGTGCTGTTTGGTCCTGTTGTTCGCCGGACTTTGGTGAGGCAAGTATTCAGGATCGTTTTGAGCAGATTGAACCCAAAGTGCTCTTCGCAAATTCCAGTTATTATTATAATGGACGTCTTTTTGAAAAGGCGGAAAGTATTAAGCAACTTTCGCAGCGGCTACCATCTTTAGTAGCTTGTGTTTTGATTGATGATCCTATTTGGGAAGAGATTCTGAAAAAGGATCTTACACAAGCTAAGCTCCAATTTACGGCAATGCCTTTTGACGCTCCAATATGGATTTTGTATTCTTCAGGAACTACCGGGAAGCCCAAAGCCATTACACATGGAGTTGGTGGTATGCTATTAGAACATATGAAAGCACTTGGACTCCATCAAAACGTGCAAGACGGCGATCGATTTATGTGGTATTCTACTACAGGATGGATGATGTGGAATTATGCGCTTTCGGCCCTTTTAATGGGAAATACATTGTGTATATATGATGGAGCTACGAATTATCCCGACAAATTGAGTTTATGGAGGTTTGCACAAGAAAGTAAGGTGGATCATTTTGGTGTTGGCGCTGCTTATCTCATCTCCTGTCAGGATCAAGATTTAAGATCTCTGGCCTATCAGCCGAAAACAATAGGGTCGACAGGCTCACCACTTCCGCCAGATGTATTTGAGTGGCTAAATGTGCAGTTTCCAAAAAGTCAAATTGTCTCGTTAAGTGGTGGTACAGACGTTTGCAGTGCCTTTCTTTCGGGTTGCACTTTGCTTGATGTTTATGCAGGAGAGATTCAATGCCGCGCCTTAGGAGCTAAGATAGAAGCATTTGATGAGAATGGTCATCCGCTTTATGGGGAGGTGGGAGAACTCGTTATTTTAGCTCCCATGCCCTGCATGCCCATCTATTTTTGGAACGATGTGGGGAATAAAAAATACTTCGATAGTTATTTTGATAAATATAGTGGTGTTTGGAGTCATGGTGACTGGATTAAGATTACTGCCCATGATGGAGTAATTATGTACGGCCGTTCAGATGCAACTCTGAACCGTGGCGGCGTACGCATCGGTACTGCGGAGATCTATAATGTTTTAAATAGAACTGAAGGGGTCTTGGATAGCTTGGTTATTTGTGTAGATCATGAAAATGGATCATCTGATATGTTGCTTTTTGTTCAATTGGACAATGGCTTATTGAATGACGCGTTAAAAGGGGAGATTAAACGGGAGCTTCGGCAGCAATATAGTCCGCGACATGTGCCTGACGATATTTTTCAAGTAGCGGCTATTCCTTACACATTAAGCGGTAAGAAGCTGGAGCTGCCTATTAAGAAGATCTTTTCGGGGGTGCCCGTAGAAAAAGCGGTGTCAATAGACATTATGCGGAACCGAGAATCTTTGTTGGACTTTGAAGCGATTAGCAAAATCTGGAGAAGATCCTAA
- a CDS encoding ferredoxin--NADP reductase: protein MYTLRISKIIPQPNNNITFQLESIAGDYPSYKAGQFITLSFVFGDREVRRSYSFNSSPDNNEPLSITVKRVENGEISRLLHHTIVEGDIVNAMEPQGLFVYEPEPEKVRTLFLFAAGIGITPLYAILKTALLAESKSKIVLIYSNSTLELTPFRAELEHWADRFPDRLTIVWIFSNSKNLMKARLNRDYIHAIVNDHLFGNREDALFYTCGPVIYMDLCRFTLLGMGFDSNQIKRETFLLPENEADDDDETEKEVDTTTYTIELYFQGRTYNLEVPYNKTILDIGLEHKIKLPYSCKSGMCSTCISQCTRGKVRMDYNEVLTDREVEQGRVLLCTGHPVEMNTAIEVL, encoded by the coding sequence ATGTATACTTTAAGGATTTCAAAAATCATCCCCCAACCTAATAATAATATTACCTTTCAGCTTGAGTCGATAGCAGGCGACTATCCTTCCTATAAAGCGGGGCAATTTATTACGCTTTCTTTTGTGTTTGGCGACCGTGAGGTACGTCGTTCGTACTCCTTTAATAGTTCGCCGGATAATAATGAGCCCTTAAGCATCACTGTTAAGCGTGTCGAAAATGGCGAAATATCTCGACTGCTCCACCACACTATTGTAGAAGGGGATATCGTCAATGCGATGGAACCTCAAGGTTTGTTTGTATATGAGCCTGAGCCGGAAAAGGTTCGTACCTTATTTTTGTTTGCTGCAGGAATTGGCATCACGCCCTTGTACGCTATTCTAAAGACAGCGCTTCTTGCGGAAAGTAAGTCAAAAATCGTGTTAATTTACAGCAATAGTACCCTGGAGTTAACTCCGTTTCGCGCGGAATTGGAACATTGGGCAGACCGATTTCCTGATCGATTAACTATTGTGTGGATTTTTTCCAACAGTAAAAACCTGATGAAAGCCAGGTTAAATAGAGATTATATACATGCTATTGTTAACGATCATTTGTTTGGAAATAGGGAAGACGCATTGTTCTATACCTGCGGTCCTGTGATTTATATGGATCTCTGTCGTTTTACACTTTTGGGAATGGGATTTGATTCCAACCAAATAAAACGAGAGACATTTCTATTGCCCGAAAATGAAGCGGATGATGATGACGAGACTGAAAAGGAAGTCGATACAACGACTTATACCATCGAATTATATTTTCAAGGTAGAACGTATAATCTTGAGGTTCCCTACAATAAAACCATTTTGGACATCGGATTAGAACATAAAATCAAGCTGCCGTATTCCTGCAAATCCGGTATGTGTAGTACTTGTATTTCGCAGTGTACAAGGGGAAAAGTGAGAATGGACTATAATGAGGTGTTAACTGATCGTGAAGTTGAACAAGGAAGAGTACTTTTGTGCACCGGGCATCCGGTAGAAATGAATACGGCTATAGAAGTACTATAA
- a CDS encoding superoxide dismutase: MQTRRNFLQNAAKATLGIAVSGSILQDIASAKATELNAATLKFSQVKLPFSYAALEPNIDALTMEIHYTKHHMAYINAVNDAIVAENIKEASEEQLLANVSKYSPKARNNAGGAWNHNFFWESLSDKPSQPSEKLLTMINKTFGSLDKFKEQFAAAATSRFGSGWAWLILDDSGNLKITSTPNQDNPLMDVAEVKGIPILGLDVWEHAYYLHYQNKRADYIKNWWNVVNWKKVNERLA; encoded by the coding sequence ATGCAAACACGCAGAAACTTCCTTCAAAATGCAGCAAAAGCCACATTAGGCATCGCTGTATCTGGATCAATATTACAAGATATTGCTTCCGCGAAAGCTACTGAATTAAATGCCGCTACCTTAAAGTTTTCCCAAGTAAAATTACCTTTCAGTTATGCTGCTTTGGAGCCTAATATTGATGCGTTGACGATGGAAATCCATTATACAAAGCACCATATGGCCTATATTAACGCCGTTAACGACGCTATTGTTGCTGAAAACATTAAAGAGGCCTCTGAGGAGCAGCTCCTAGCAAACGTATCTAAGTATTCTCCTAAAGCAAGGAATAATGCTGGCGGAGCCTGGAACCATAACTTCTTTTGGGAGAGCTTGTCCGATAAGCCTAGCCAACCCTCCGAAAAATTATTGACGATGATCAATAAGACATTCGGTTCTTTAGACAAATTCAAAGAACAGTTTGCCGCAGCAGCAACCTCACGATTTGGTTCGGGATGGGCCTGGTTGATTTTGGATGACTCTGGTAACTTAAAAATTACATCTACTCCAAACCAGGACAACCCTTTGATGGATGTTGCCGAGGTAAAAGGCATTCCTATTTTAGGTCTTGATGTATGGGAGCATGCTTACTACCTGCACTATCAAAACAAAAGAGCCGATTATATTAAAAATTGGTGGAATGTTGTGAATTGGAAAAAAGTCAATGAAAGATTAGCATAA
- a CDS encoding SRPBCC family protein: MTTIQNTTEINKTVSDVYAFLADLNNHEQLMPENIYNWSSTTDEARFTIQNMAKLALRVEERVENRFITLVPSEKAPFEVTLRWELQVIADTVTKATFIIDADLNMMMKMIASGPLQKLVDFQVNKLKEKLG, from the coding sequence ATGACTACTATTCAGAACACAACAGAAATCAACAAAACTGTCAGCGATGTGTATGCATTTTTGGCGGATCTCAACAATCATGAACAATTAATGCCAGAAAATATCTACAATTGGTCTTCGACTACGGACGAAGCTCGATTTACAATACAGAATATGGCAAAATTGGCACTTCGGGTAGAAGAGCGTGTTGAGAATCGGTTTATTACGTTGGTTCCCTCGGAAAAGGCGCCTTTTGAGGTTACTCTTCGTTGGGAATTGCAAGTTATTGCTGATACGGTGACAAAGGCAACATTTATTATAGATGCTGATCTCAACATGATGATGAAAATGATCGCTTCTGGGCCATTACAAAAATTAGTTGATTTTCAGGTCAACAAATTAAAAGAAAAATTAGGGTAG
- the pyrE gene encoding orotate phosphoribosyltransferase, with protein sequence MNNLNEVEQKVAESLLQIKAIKLQPKSPFTWASGWKSPIYCDNRITLSHPAIRTYIRQKLSKLIQEEFGSVDMISGVATAGIPQGVLVAQDLGLPFSYVRSSAKDHGRQNLIEGEVVSGQRVVVVEDLISTGKSSLVAVKALREAGCNVVGLVSIFTYGLQQATDNFADAKCPYFSLCNYDALIQVAAENSYVLEEDIEILKKWRLNPATWGDNFQ encoded by the coding sequence ATGAATAATTTAAATGAGGTTGAACAAAAAGTTGCTGAATCCTTATTGCAAATTAAAGCAATAAAATTGCAACCTAAAAGTCCTTTTACATGGGCGTCGGGTTGGAAGTCTCCAATTTACTGTGATAACCGTATCACTTTATCTCATCCTGCGATTCGTACATACATTCGTCAAAAGCTTTCTAAGCTTATTCAAGAAGAGTTTGGATCAGTGGATATGATTTCCGGAGTTGCTACGGCAGGTATTCCACAAGGCGTTTTGGTAGCACAGGATCTAGGACTACCATTTTCTTATGTTAGAAGCTCTGCAAAGGACCATGGTCGTCAGAATTTGATCGAAGGTGAAGTGGTTAGCGGTCAACGTGTTGTTGTCGTTGAAGATCTGATTTCGACAGGTAAGAGTAGCTTAGTCGCTGTAAAGGCATTACGTGAGGCCGGCTGCAATGTGGTTGGATTGGTGTCTATTTTTACTTATGGGTTGCAACAAGCTACTGATAATTTTGCCGATGCAAAATGTCCTTATTTCAGTTTATGTAATTACGATGCTTTGATTCAGGTCGCTGCTGAAAATAGTTATGTATTGGAGGAGGATATTGAGATCTTGAAAAAGTGGCGATTGAACCCAGCTACTTGGGGAGACAATTTTCAATAA
- a CDS encoding NUDIX domain-containing protein, producing the protein MNETVLILADFVPSKIKNPQTISFQEIDLQKLFKQSEIDKVPKTYLYINKDFETVFQNLKNKIKLIKAAGGLVKNGDGDYLFIYRLGKWDLPKGKVEENEKMREAAVREVEEECGIKINYLGKKITTSYHTYFLRNGEFVLKATNWYEMGVNKVPKLIPQTAEDITKAEWRHVDQFEDIRNNTYPIIESILKKAK; encoded by the coding sequence ATGAACGAAACCGTGCTAATTTTAGCAGATTTTGTTCCATCGAAAATCAAAAACCCACAAACAATTAGTTTTCAGGAGATTGACCTCCAAAAACTTTTCAAACAATCTGAAATTGATAAAGTTCCAAAAACATATCTCTACATCAACAAGGATTTTGAAACCGTATTTCAAAACTTAAAAAATAAAATTAAGCTCATTAAAGCTGCAGGTGGGCTGGTGAAAAACGGTGATGGAGACTATCTTTTTATCTACCGATTAGGAAAATGGGATCTTCCGAAAGGTAAAGTGGAAGAAAATGAAAAAATGCGGGAAGCAGCTGTACGCGAAGTTGAAGAGGAATGTGGCATCAAAATCAACTACTTAGGAAAAAAAATTACCACATCATACCATACCTATTTTTTGCGAAATGGAGAATTCGTCCTAAAAGCAACAAACTGGTATGAAATGGGAGTTAACAAAGTCCCTAAATTGATTCCCCAAACTGCAGAAGATATTACAAAAGCAGAATGGCGTCATGTGGACCAATTTGAAGACATACGGAACAATACTTACCCTATTATCGAAAGTATCCTAAAAAAAGCAAAGTAA